The Salvia miltiorrhiza cultivar Shanhuang (shh) chromosome 1, IMPLAD_Smil_shh, whole genome shotgun sequence genome has a window encoding:
- the LOC131022109 gene encoding LOW QUALITY PROTEIN: receptor-like kinase TMK3 (The sequence of the model RefSeq protein was modified relative to this genomic sequence to represent the inferred CDS: deleted 3 bases in 3 codons), with amino-acid sequence MQQLITHHSSLITTKILSDFRNGLENPDLLKWPKTGNDPCGPLIWPHIGCSNGRVISIQVSGLGLTGPLPPNLNQLSELKNLSLQKNYFNGNLPSFSGLSNLQHAYLNSNEFETIPLDFFHGLSNVMVIALDYNPLNQSSGWALPHDLAECTRLVNFSCSFCNIIGEIPLFFGKLSSLNSLRLSSNRLSGGIPSSFHGSLLQILWLNDQENGGMNGSISVVGSMVLLTQLWLHGNQFTGPIPDTIGYLASLRELNVNGNQLVGLIPPSLTRLTLKVLDLSNNLFMGPMPKLNAASLSYGSNSFCQSGPGLQCDPQVDALLEFLGCVEYPIRLASEWKGNDPCAGPWWGVSCNPRNEVSVVNMKDMRLNGTISPSIAKLSSLVEIHLDGNYLHGRVPRNLTMLRSLRLLDLRGNDFEVPLPKFSSNVNVVFDHVISRTPSSPNANIGATSSNESSDVVVHSPKSRLGIILASAAIAAVSTLVAVFVIIWCLGKRKDGKNGSNGDVKSYGLEGGGGEIKSNLESGTTLSFSVEALREVTDNFAQENVLGRGGFGVVYKGRLEDGTMLAVKRMEFPSGVMGDKGTSEFQTEIAVLSTVRHRHLVSLLGYSGEGNEKLLVYEYMPQGALSRHLFYYEMMNLEPLCWPKRLTIALDVARGVEYLHSMAHHSFIHRDLKSSNILLDHEFRAKVSDFGLVKLALDTGKSFATRLAGTFGYLAPEYAVTGKITTKVDVFSFGVILMELVTGLVAVDERRPEEKQYLVEWFWQIKDDKATMLAAVDPALNVDDETRDSIIAVADLAGHCTVKDPSHRADMGYAVTVLARLVDTWRPHQGTSRCSSNRSDLPLPELVRSWQEEDLACSFRIS; translated from the exons ATGCAACagctcatcactcatcactcatcactcatcaccaCCAAG ATTCTGAGTGATTTCAGAAACGGTTTGGAAAATCCAGATCTTCTGAAATGGCCTAAAACCGGCAACGATCCATGCGGGCCCCTGATCTGGCCCCACATTGGCTGCTCCAACGGCAGAGTGATCTCGATCCAAGTTTCGGGCCTCGGGCTGACGGGCCCGTTGCCCCCGAATCTGAATCAGCTAAGCGAGCTCAAGAATCTTAGCTTGCAGAAGAATTATTTCAATGGAAATTTGCCCTCATTTAGTGGCTTATCGAATTTGCAGCATGCATACTTGAATTCCAACGAATTCGAAACGATCCCTCTTGATTTCTTCCACGGGCTTAGCAATGTGATGGTTATTGCTTTGGATTACAACCCTTTAAATCAGAGCTCAGGTTGGGCTCTACCGCATGATCTAGCAGAGTGCACTCGTTTGGTGAACTTTTCTTGCTCGTTTTGCAACATAATTGGGGAGATTCCTTTATTTTTTGGGAAGCTTTCATCTCTGAATTCATTGAGGCTGTCGTCTAATAGGTTGAGTGGTGGGATCCCCTCGAGTTTCCATGGCTCGTTGCTGCAGATTCTGTGGTTGAATGATCAAGAGAATGGTGGCATGAATGGCTCAATAAGTGTGGTTGGTAGCATGGTTTTGTTAACTCAGTTATGGCTACATGGGAATCAGTTTACAGGACCGATTCCTGATACCATTGGCTATCTCGCGTCGTTGAGAGAGCTCAATGTGAACGGGAATCAGCTCGTTGGCCTGATCCCCCCGAGCCTAACCCGTTTA ACCTTGAAAGTCTTGGATTTGAGCAACAACTTGTTCATGGGGCCAATGCCTAAGCTCAATGCTGCTAGTCTCTCATATGGCTCTAACTCGTTCTGTCAATCCGGCCCCGGCTTACAATGTGATCCACAGGTTGACGCGCTTTTAGAA TTTCTGGGTTGTGTGGAATATCCCATTAGGCTTGCCTCGGAGTGGAAGGGGAATGATCCGTGTGCAGGGCCGTGGTGGGGGGTTTCTTGCAACCCGAGGAACGAGGTTTCTGTCGTGAACATGAAGGATATGAGGCTTAATGGCACGATTAGCCCTTCGATTGCCAAGCTATCTTCGCTTGTGGAGATTCACTTGGATGGGAACTATTTGCATGGCAGAGTTCCTCGCAATCTGACTATGTTGAGATCACTTAGATTGTTGGACTTGAGAGGCAATGATTTTGAGGTGCCACTGCCTAAATTTTCTAGCAATGTGAATGTGGTTTTTGATCATGTAATTTCAAGAACACCCTCTTCTCCAAATGCCAATATTGGTGCTACAAGTTCTAATGAATCGAGTGATGTTGTTGTACACTCGCCAAAATCAAGATTAGGGATCATTTTGGCTTCTGCTGCAATTGCTGCAGTTTCCACTCTTGTTGCAGTGTTTGTGATCATTTGGTGTCTTGGAAAGAGAAAAGATGGCAAGAATGGTTCAAATGGTGATGTAAAATCCTATGGTTTGgagggtggtggtggtgagATTAAGAGTAATCTCGAGAGCGGCACCACCCTAAGCTTCTCTGTGGAGGCCCTA CGCGAGGTGACAGACAACTTTGCGCAGGAGAACGTGTTGGGACGAGGAGGCTTCGGCGTGGTGTACAAGGGGAGGCTCGAAGATGGCACGATGCTGGCCGTGAAGAGGATGGAATTTCCATCGGGCGTGATGGGCGACAAGGGGACGAGCGAGTTCCAAACGGAGATCGCCGTGCTCTCCACTGTCCGGCACCGCCATCTCGTGTCCCTCTTGGGCTACTCCGGCGAGGGAAACGAGAAGCTTCTTGTGTACGAGTACATGCCTCAAGGAGCCTTAAGCAGGCACTTATTCTATTATGAGATGATGAATTTGGAGCCCCTGTGTTGGCCTAAAAGGCTCACCATTGCTCTTGATGTTGCTAGAGGGGTGGAGTACTTGCACTCCATGGCGCACCACAGCTTCATCCACCGCGATCTCAAGTCCTCCAACATCCTCCTCGACCACGAGTTTCGGGCCAAGGTGTCGGACTTCGGGCTGGTGAAGCTCGCCCTCGACACGGGCAAATCCTTCGCCACTAGGCTGGCCGGGACGTTCGGCTACCTCGCCCCCGAATATGCCG TGACGGGGAAGATCACTACGAAGGTGGATGTGTTCAGCTTCGGAGTGATACTGATGGAGCTGGTGACGGGGCTGGTGGCGGTGGACGAGCGGCGCCCCGAGGAGAAGCAGTACTTGGTGGAATGGTTCTGGCAGATCAAGGATGATAAGGCAACGATGCTGGCTGCCGTTGATCCTGCTCTCAATGTGGATGACGAAACACGTGACAGCATCATCGCCGTTGCTGACCTGGCGGGGCACTGCACCGTGAAGGATCCTAGTCACCGCGCTGACATGGGCTACGCGGTCACCGTGCTGGCCCGCTTGGTAGACACGTGGAGGCCACATCAGGGGACCAGCCGCTGCTCCAGCAATAGGTCGGACTTGCCTCTTCCCGAGCTGGTCAGGAGCTGGCAAGAGGAGGATTTGGCCTGCAGCTTTAGGATCTCATGA
- the LOC131022116 gene encoding LOW QUALITY PROTEIN: pentatricopeptide repeat-containing protein At1g05750, chloroplastic-like (The sequence of the model RefSeq protein was modified relative to this genomic sequence to represent the inferred CDS: deleted 1 base in 1 codon), with amino-acid sequence MNIRAFNQPPLGQSLPVADSPDRRHHRISNRTSQNINPNTSLEADTASWTSSIAHHCKNGRLSKAISQFNRMRTSEVEPNHITFITLFSGCAHFPSQGSLLGPPIHGYARKMGLDIGDVKVGTALIDMYSKFGEIRSARLSFDHMIVRNKVSWNTMINGYMRNGQFWDAGKLFDEMPERDAVSWTVLIDGFVKKGKFEEALGWFQEMQLAGTDPDFVTIVSVLSAVANIGTLGLGLWLHRFISDQQFKDNIRVNNSLIDMYCRCGCVEFARQVFDKMPERSLVSWNSIIVGLACNAYAEEALQYFHLMQKSGLKPDGVSFTGALTACSHAGLVEEGLKLFENMARAHKITPRIEHYGCVVDLYSRAGRLREAMRVVERMPMKPNEVVFGSLLAACRTFGEIGLAETVMDRIHDMDPNGHFNYVLLANIYASTGSWGGAGKVRRKMKDRGLQKQPGVSLIEIDCTIHEFVAADRSHADAENIFAMLQHLSNEIRMNVSSCQFDFLEDFH; translated from the exons ATGAACATTCGCGCCTTCAACCAGCCGCCTCTCGGCCAATCGCTGCCGGTCGCCGACTCTCCAGACCGCCGGCACCACCGCATCTCCAATAGAACCTCCCAAAACATCAATCCAAACACTTCTCTCGAAGCCGACACTGCCTCATGGACTTCCTCCATAGCTCACCACTGTAAAAACGGCCGTTTATCGAAAGCGATCTCGCAATTCAACCGCATGCGCACATCCGAAGTCGAGCCTAATCACATCACTTTCATCACTCTCTTCTCCGGCTGCGCCCATTTCCCATCCCAGGGTTCCTTGCTCGGGCCTCCCATCCATGGCTACGCGCGAAAAATGGGGTTGGATATTGGTGATGTGAAGGTCGGGACGGCTCTGATCGACATGTATTCAAAGTTTGGGGAAATTAGATCGGCGAGATTGAGTTTTGATCATATGATTGTGAGGAATAAGGTATCTTGGAACACCATGATTAACGGTTACATGAGGAATGGCCAATTTTGGGATGCAGGCAAGCTATTCGACGAAATGCCTGAACGAGACGCTGTTTCTTGGACTGTGTTGATCGATGGTTTTGTGAAGAAGGGGAAGTTCGAGGAGGCCTTAGGGTGGTTTCAGGAGATGCAATTGGCAGGAACAGATCCTGACTTCGTGACTATTGTTTCGGTGCTCTCTGCCGTTGCTAATATAGGAACGCTCGGATTGGGGCTTTGGCTGCATCGATTTATTTCGGATCAA CAATTTAAGGATAACATTAGGGTTAACAATTCATTGATCGATATGTATTGTAGGTGCGGATGCGTTGAATTCGCGCGTCAAGTGTTCGACAAAATGCCTGAACGAAGCTTAGTTTCGTGGAACTCGATAATTGTAGGCTTAGCGTGTAATGCATATGCAGAGGAAGCTCTGCAATACTTCCATCTGATGCAGAAATCAGGGCTTAAACCCGATGGCGTGAGCTTCACCGGAGCACTCACCGCCTGCAGCCACGCCGGCCTAGTCGAGGAGGGGCTAAAGCTCTTTGAAAATATGGCACGAGCTCACAAAATTACTCCAAGAATCGAGCACTACGGATGTGTTGTGGATCTCTACAGTCGGGCCGGGAGGCTGAGAGAGGCTATGCGGGTGGTGGAGAGGATGCCGATGAAGCCAAACGAGGTTGTGTTCGGCTCTCTGCTTGCGGCGTGCAGGACTTTTGGTGAGATTGGTTTGGCTGAGACTGTGATGGATCGTATCCACGACATGGATCCGAACGGACACTTCAACTACGTGCTGCTGGCGAACATCTATGCTTCCACAGGGAGCTGGGGCGGGGCGGGCAAGGTGAGGAGGAAGATGAAGGATCGTGGGCTGCAGAAGCAGCCCGGGGTCAGTTTGATCGAGATTGATTGCACCATTCACGAGTTCGTGGCTGCGGATAGGTCACATGCGGATGCAGAGAATATCTTTGCGATGCTGCAGCATTTGTCAAATGAGATTCGGATGAATGTGAGTTCTTGCCAATTTGACTTCTTGGAAGATTTTCATTAA
- the LOC131022123 gene encoding protein CLAVATA 3 yields the protein MAKTIFILLLLALFVQHFAECSSRGASSVEILHTQLFMEMKKKMALKKLVSDHSSSGDNELPEDWQLRRVPAGPDPLHHNGQDPKKPRTP from the exons ATGGCGAAAACCATCTTCATCTTGCTACTCTTAGCTCTCTTCGTCCAACACTTCgctg AATGCAGCAGCAGGGGAGCTAGCTCGGTGGAGATTCTGCACACACAG TTATTCAtggagatgaagaagaagatggcCTTGAAGAAACTGGTCTCGGACCACAGCAGCTCCGGCGACAATGAGCTGCCGGAGGATTGGCAGCTCAGGCGGGTCCCAGCGGGACCCGACCCGTTGCACCACAACGGTCAGGACCCGAAGAAGCCCCGAACTCCATGA
- the LOC131022133 gene encoding uncharacterized protein LOC131022133 isoform X2, which translates to MRSKVEPTFAERSVIYHKDYLTNGRLVVGKAISISNSQVLTSDGHQIPYDYLVIATGHNDSFPETRYERLQEFRSEHEEIRSSDSILIVGGGPVGVELAAEIAVDFPEKKVTLVHDGSRLLEFMGPKAADKALGWLKSRRVEVKLQQSVDLNNFSEESKIFVTSSGEKIRADRLFVCTGKPPGSAWLRETMLKDSIDRFGRIKVDENLRVKGFKNVFAVGDITDFKEIKQGYFAQQHAVIAAKNLKVLMGGGQERKMAMYKPRSVKVIVSLGRQDAVAQFQYTTWIGLVPGMIKSKDLFVGKMRKQLGLDPRIVDH; encoded by the exons ATGAGGTCAAAGGTGGAGCCGACTTTTGCAGAGAGATCCGTGATTTACCACAAGGATTACCTCACCAACGGGCGTCTCGTAGTTGGCAAGGCTATAAGCATCTCCAACTCTCAAGTATTGACCTCAGACGGCCATCAGATTCCCTATGACTACCTCGTCATTGCCACTGGCCACAACGACTCCTTCCCTGAAACTAGATATGAGAGGCTTCAAGAATTCCGATCAG AGCACGAAGAGATAAGATCTTCCGACTCTATACTGATAGTCGGAGGAGGCCCTGTTGGAGTGGAACTAGCTGCAGAAATAGCTGTTGATTTCCCGGAGAAGAAGGTCACTCTCGTCCACGATGGATCCCGGCTGCTGGAGTTCATGGGGCCAAAAGCCGCGGACAAGGCGTTGGGGTGGCTGAAATCGAGAAGAGTGGAAGTTAAGCTGCAACAATCAGTTGATCTCAACAACTTCTCCGAGGAAAGCAAGATATTTGTGACTTCATCGGGGGAAAAAATCAGAGCAGACCGCCTTTTCGTGTGCACGGGGAAGCCCCCCGGCTCAGCTTGGCTGAGGGAGACCATGTTAAAGGACAGTATCGACAGGTTTGGAAGGATCAAGGTTGATGAGAATCTTAGAGTTAAAGGGTTCAAGAATGTCTTTGCTGTTGGAGATATTACAGATTTTAAG GAAATCAAGCAAGGTTACTTTGCACAACAACATGCTGTGATTGCTGCAAAGAACTTGAAAGTGTTGATGGGCGGAGGGCAGGAGAGGAAGATGGCCATGTACAAGCCACGTTCGGTCAAAGTTATCGTCTCGTTGGGGCGGCAAGATGCAGTGGCTCAGTTCCAGTACACGACGTGGATCGGACTGGTACCAGGTATGATCAAATCCAAGGATTTGTTTGTCGGGAAAATGAGGAAGCAGTTAGGTCTTGATCCTAGGATTGTGGATCATTGA
- the LOC131022133 gene encoding uncharacterized protein LOC131022133 isoform X1, which yields MDERPPELGGEWKRVVVVGGGVAGSLISKTLQFHGDVTLIDPKEYFEIPWASMRSKVEPTFAERSVIYHKDYLTNGRLVVGKAISISNSQVLTSDGHQIPYDYLVIATGHNDSFPETRYERLQEFRSEHEEIRSSDSILIVGGGPVGVELAAEIAVDFPEKKVTLVHDGSRLLEFMGPKAADKALGWLKSRRVEVKLQQSVDLNNFSEESKIFVTSSGEKIRADRLFVCTGKPPGSAWLRETMLKDSIDRFGRIKVDENLRVKGFKNVFAVGDITDFKEIKQGYFAQQHAVIAAKNLKVLMGGGQERKMAMYKPRSVKVIVSLGRQDAVAQFQYTTWIGLVPGMIKSKDLFVGKMRKQLGLDPRIVDH from the exons ATGGACGAGCGGCCACCGGAGCTCGGCGGAGAGTGGAAGAGGGTGGTGGTTGTCGGCGGCGGCGTCGCAGGTTCGCTCATCTCCAAAACTCTTCAATTCCATGGCGATGTCACCCTCATCGACCC GAAGGAGTATTTTGAGATTCCGTGGGCAAGCATGAGGTCAAAGGTGGAGCCGACTTTTGCAGAGAGATCCGTGATTTACCACAAGGATTACCTCACCAACGGGCGTCTCGTAGTTGGCAAGGCTATAAGCATCTCCAACTCTCAAGTATTGACCTCAGACGGCCATCAGATTCCCTATGACTACCTCGTCATTGCCACTGGCCACAACGACTCCTTCCCTGAAACTAGATATGAGAGGCTTCAAGAATTCCGATCAG AGCACGAAGAGATAAGATCTTCCGACTCTATACTGATAGTCGGAGGAGGCCCTGTTGGAGTGGAACTAGCTGCAGAAATAGCTGTTGATTTCCCGGAGAAGAAGGTCACTCTCGTCCACGATGGATCCCGGCTGCTGGAGTTCATGGGGCCAAAAGCCGCGGACAAGGCGTTGGGGTGGCTGAAATCGAGAAGAGTGGAAGTTAAGCTGCAACAATCAGTTGATCTCAACAACTTCTCCGAGGAAAGCAAGATATTTGTGACTTCATCGGGGGAAAAAATCAGAGCAGACCGCCTTTTCGTGTGCACGGGGAAGCCCCCCGGCTCAGCTTGGCTGAGGGAGACCATGTTAAAGGACAGTATCGACAGGTTTGGAAGGATCAAGGTTGATGAGAATCTTAGAGTTAAAGGGTTCAAGAATGTCTTTGCTGTTGGAGATATTACAGATTTTAAG GAAATCAAGCAAGGTTACTTTGCACAACAACATGCTGTGATTGCTGCAAAGAACTTGAAAGTGTTGATGGGCGGAGGGCAGGAGAGGAAGATGGCCATGTACAAGCCACGTTCGGTCAAAGTTATCGTCTCGTTGGGGCGGCAAGATGCAGTGGCTCAGTTCCAGTACACGACGTGGATCGGACTGGTACCAGGTATGATCAAATCCAAGGATTTGTTTGTCGGGAAAATGAGGAAGCAGTTAGGTCTTGATCCTAGGATTGTGGATCATTGA